The Helicobacter sp. MIT 05-5293 nucleotide sequence TCTACTTCTTTTTCGCTTGCTGCAATAGGTGCGCTTTTTACCGCTATGCTTGTCGATGAAGTCGGCATCAGTTCAAAATCAACTTTTTTAGATTCTGTGCATTTGAGGGACAAGCTATCTTTGAGGTTTTCGAGGTTGATTTTTTGCGAAAATTCAATCTGGGCTTCTAATGTGTTAAATCCGCTTTTGTCATAAATATGTGTGAAGGTATAATCAAAATGTGTCGGATTAGTGTGGAGAGAGAGTTTGAGTTTGTCTTTGAGATGAGAATCTTTAAGGTTAGCAAGATTGACTTCAAGCGTATAATCAGTATTTGGCTCTAAAGGGAAATGAGGCGCAATCAATAGTTTAGAATCAGTCGCGAAAGAATATGAACCCTCAAATGCCTTGCCATTGAGTTTAATCGCATTATCTTTGGTAGAATGCTGATGAATAAATCTTCTATTTTCTTCACTGATGATAGGCTGCTCAAAGGTGATAAAAATTTCATCTGTGGTTGCAATCTTTGAAGAATAGTCTGCAACGATTTCATTTTTATCTGAGCATGCAACAAAAAGCAGCACTATAAGACTGATTAACCAATATTGAATCTTGAAGCAGTGTTTCATCAGGAAGCCTTTTTGTTTGTTTAAAAGATAAATTATATCAAAAAATTTTTGGATTTTAATTCAAAGGTGTTTTTTGCTTTGGAAATGATATGAGCGTTGTTGAAAGGTAAAATGAAGCGTGTGGGCATTCAGACAAAGATGAGGTGCGCCAAAAAACAAAGCATATTGTTTAGGAGTGAGAATCCCCGCAAGATAGTCGCGAGAATACGCCTTTTCAACACCATAAAGAGGGTCTCCTAAGATTCTGTGTCCGATATGTGAAAGATGTAGGCGGATTTGATGTGTGCGCCCCGTAAGAGGAATGGCTCGCACAAGGCTCGTATTAGAATCCTTGTCATATTTAAGGGGTTGGATTTGTGTTTGCGAGGGCTTGCCTTTGGTATCAATTGCGCTTTTAATACACAAATCACCCCCTAAATGTTTTTGCGTGATAATAGGCTCATCAATGAAAATCTCTTGCGTGAGTTTTCCTTCCACTTTGGCAAGATAGGTTTTGTGAATCTGATGTTGCATCATAAGATTCTTTAGTGATACTTCACTTTGGGGATTGGTTGCGCAAAGCACCAAGCCACTTGTTTCCTTATCGAGACGATGAATGGCATTGGCTTGATGTCCGAAATGATATTTGAGTGCGTCATTGAGTGAGTAGTGATAATAACGCCCTTTGGGGTGGATTAATAAATCGTGAGGTTTGTCAAACACGCAAAAATTTTCATTGGCAAATAAGGGTTTTAAGCCAATATCACAGGGTTCAAAATAGCTAAGCTCAATCTTGCCCATAATGCGTTGATTTTTTTTGATGGGAGAATCTTGTTGGCGCAATCTTCCTTTGTC carries:
- a CDS encoding RluA family pseudouridine synthase, translating into MPFITKIFDISESLPAYKFVMQTLQCNINQAQKILDKGRLRQQDSPIKKNQRIMGKIELSYFEPCDIGLKPLFANENFCVFDKPHDLLIHPKGRYYHYSLNDALKYHFGHQANAIHRLDKETSGLVLCATNPQSEVSLKNLMMQHQIHKTYLAKVEGKLTQEIFIDEPIITQKHLGGDLCIKSAIDTKGKPSQTQIQPLKYDKDSNTSLVRAIPLTGRTHQIRLHLSHIGHRILGDPLYGVEKAYSRDYLAGILTPKQYALFFGAPHLCLNAHTLHFTFQQRSYHFQSKKHL